The nucleotide window CCGGCGGCCGTCGCGGGACTGGCCGAACTGGGTGTAGCCGGAATCACCGTTGTGGCGCGCAATCCTGACAAGGCGGACCGCCTGGTCGACCTGGGAACACGGCTGGGCGTGCCGAGTCGGTTCTGCGGCCTGGATGACGTCGCTCTGGCCGACGAAGTCGGCGGCGCTGCGGTACTGGTCAGCACCATTCCGGCCGAGGTGGCAGCGTATTACGCCCCAACCCTGGCCCCCATCCCGGTGTTGCTGGACGCGATCTATGACCCGTGGCCGACGCCGCTGGCCGCCGCGGTGGCCAGCGCCGGCGGCCGAGTGATCAGTGGACTGCAGATGTTGCTGCACCAGGCCTTTGCACAGGTGGAGCAGTTCACCGGGCTGCCGGCGCCGCGTGAGGCGATGACTTGCGCGTTGGCGGAACTGGATTAGCCTGCTGCGCATGCGAATTGCGATAACCGGGCTGGTTCTGGTGTGGCTGGGGGTGTTGAGCGCTTACGACGTCCGGCAACGCCGCCTGCCCAACGGTCTGACGCTGCCCGGGGCGGCAGCCATCCTGCTGGCCGCGGTCGCGGGCGGGTGGGGCATGGCGGCGCTGGCCGGTGCGACGGCCTTGAGCGCGGTGTATCTGTTGGTCCACCTCGTGGCGCCGACGGCGATGGGCGCCGGCGACGTCAAGCTGGCCATCGGTCTGGGCGGGTTGGCCGGGTGCTTCGGTGCCGACGTGTGGTTTCTGGCGGCGCTGGCCGCGCCGCTGCTGAGCGTGCTGGCGGGGCTGGGGATGCGGTGGCGTGGTGTCCAGACGGTGCCGCACGGCCTGTCAATGTGTATGGCCACCGCCGGCGCGGCCGGGATGGCGTTGCTGGGTTGACCGCGGGCTCCTAGTCGTGGTGGCGTTGGCGCCCGGTGCACAGCGCAGGTGTGGCTGTCCCGACTGCGGGAGGGCGCCGTCATCGATGTTGAATCGTTCGTACAAACGTTGAATGGTTCTTGGATCGCTGGCGGTGGGGCAGGCCGGCGGGCCTTGCCGCGGCACATGGGAAGATGATCAGGTGTTGCGCTGGATCACCGCCGGGGAATCCCATGGCAGGGCATTGGTAGCCGTAGTTGAGGGCATGGTCGCCGGCGTGCAGGTCACCTCGACCGACATCGCCGACCAGTTGGCCCGACGCCGGCTGGGCTACGGTCGCGGCGCACGGATGGCGTTCGAGCGCGACGCGGTAACCGTGCTGTCCGGGGTACGCCACGGCAGCACCCTGGGCGGACCCATCGCCATCGAGATCGGCAACACCGAATGGCCGAAGTGGGAAACCGTGATGGCTACCGATCCGGTTGATCCGTCGGAAGCGGCTGATCTGCAAAACTCAGCGCGCAACGCGCCGCTGACCCGGCCGCGTCCGGGCCACGCCGACTATGCCGGCATGCTCAAGTACGGTTTCGACGATGCCCGGCCGGTGCTCGAGCGAGCCAGTGCCCGGGAGACCGCCGCCCGTGTCGCCGCGGGCACCATTGCGCGGGCGTTCCTGCGCCAGGCGTTGGGGGTCGAAGTGCTCTCCCATGTCATCTCGATCGGGCCATCGGAGCCCTACGATGGGGCGCCGCCCTGCGCGGAAGACTTGCCTGCGATTGACGCCAGCCCGGTCCGGGCGTTTGGCGCAGCGGCCGAAAAAAGCATGATCGACGAAATCGAAGCGGCCAAGAAAGACGGCGACACTCTCGGTGGCGTGGTCGAGGTGGTGGCACTGGGCCTGCCGGTGGGCCTGGGATCGTTCACCAGCGGTGAGAACCGTCTCGACAGCCAGCTGGCCGCCGCCGTGATGGGCGTCCAGGCGATCAAGGGCGTAGAGATCGGCGACGGCTTCGAGACGGCACGTCGTCGTGGTAGCCGCGCCCATGACGAGATGTATCCGGGGGCCGATGGTGTCGTCCGCTCGACCAACCGGGCAGGCGGGCTCGAAGGCGGGATGACCAATGGCCAAGCGCTGCGGGTGCGCGCGGCGATGAAGCCGATCTCCACGGTGCCCCGAGCGCTGGCCACCGTCGATATGGCTACCGGCGATGAGGCCGTCGCCATCCATCAGCGTTCGGATGTGTGCGCCGTGCCGGCGGCTGCGGTCGTGGTCGAAACCATGGTGGCGCTGGTGCTGGCGCGCGCGGCGTTGGAGAAGTTCGGCGGCGACTCGCTGACCGAAACCCGTCGCAATATCGACGCCTACCTGCACACCGTCGCCGACCGCGAGGCGCCGGCGGCTCGGGCTCGGGTCGGCCAGGGCTAGGCAGGTTTGATGGCTCCCAAAGCGGTACTGGTGGGATTGCCGGGCTCCGGTAAATCCACCATCGGACGCAGGCTCGCCAAAACGCTCGGGGTTGGCCTGCTCGACACCGATGCGGCGATCGAGGCGCGGACCGGACGCAGCATCGCCGATATCTTTGCCGCCGATGGTGAGAAGGAGTTCCGACGGATTGAGGAGGAAGTCGTGCGCGCGGCACTAGCCGACCATGATGGTGTGCTGTCCCTTGGGGGCGGCGCCGTCACCAGCCCCGGAGTGCGCGCGGCACTGGCCGGTCACACCGTCGTCTACCTCGAGATCAACGCCGCCGAAGGGGTGCGACGCACCGGCGGAAACACCGTGCGGCCCCTGCTGGCGGGCCCCGACCGGGCTGACAAATACCGGGCGCTGATGTCCGCCCGGGTCCCGCTATACCGCCGGGTTGCGACCATCCGGGTGGACACCAACCGCCGCAATCCCGGAGCGGTGGTTCGCTACATCACGTCGCGGCTGCAAAAGCCGTCGCCACAGCCAAATCCCGACTCGACCGCCAGCGGGGTCAGCACATGATCGATGGCGCCGCACCGGTCACCGTGCAGGTGGCTGTCGACCCCCCTTACC belongs to Mycobacterium basiliense and includes:
- a CDS encoding shikimate dehydrogenase — protein: MSSTARARKAGVLGSPIAHSRSPQLHLAAYRALGLQGWTYDRIECAAAELPGVVSGFGPEWVGVSVTMPGKFAALRFADERTTRAQRVGSANTLVRTPEGWRADNTDIDGVAGALGPLSGHALVCGSGGTAPAAVAGLAELGVAGITVVARNPDKADRLVDLGTRLGVPSRFCGLDDVALADEVGGAAVLVSTIPAEVAAYYAPTLAPIPVLLDAIYDPWPTPLAAAVASAGGRVISGLQMLLHQAFAQVEQFTGLPAPREAMTCALAELD
- a CDS encoding A24 family peptidase yields the protein MRIAITGLVLVWLGVLSAYDVRQRRLPNGLTLPGAAAILLAAVAGGWGMAALAGATALSAVYLLVHLVAPTAMGAGDVKLAIGLGGLAGCFGADVWFLAALAAPLLSVLAGLGMRWRGVQTVPHGLSMCMATAGAAGMALLG
- the aroC gene encoding chorismate synthase, with amino-acid sequence MLRWITAGESHGRALVAVVEGMVAGVQVTSTDIADQLARRRLGYGRGARMAFERDAVTVLSGVRHGSTLGGPIAIEIGNTEWPKWETVMATDPVDPSEAADLQNSARNAPLTRPRPGHADYAGMLKYGFDDARPVLERASARETAARVAAGTIARAFLRQALGVEVLSHVISIGPSEPYDGAPPCAEDLPAIDASPVRAFGAAAEKSMIDEIEAAKKDGDTLGGVVEVVALGLPVGLGSFTSGENRLDSQLAAAVMGVQAIKGVEIGDGFETARRRGSRAHDEMYPGADGVVRSTNRAGGLEGGMTNGQALRVRAAMKPISTVPRALATVDMATGDEAVAIHQRSDVCAVPAAAVVVETMVALVLARAALEKFGGDSLTETRRNIDAYLHTVADREAPAARARVGQG
- a CDS encoding shikimate kinase — protein: MAPKAVLVGLPGSGKSTIGRRLAKTLGVGLLDTDAAIEARTGRSIADIFAADGEKEFRRIEEEVVRAALADHDGVLSLGGGAVTSPGVRAALAGHTVVYLEINAAEGVRRTGGNTVRPLLAGPDRADKYRALMSARVPLYRRVATIRVDTNRRNPGAVVRYITSRLQKPSPQPNPDSTASGVST